The following nucleotide sequence is from Aspergillus luchuensis IFO 4308 DNA, chromosome 1, nearly complete sequence.
TGGGATTCAGCGGGTAGAAGTAAAAGGCCACCGACAGGACGATGAAAAGCCCAATCAGGTGGGACCAGATGTTGAACGTCTCATTCGAAGGGGTGAACACCGAAGTCAAGCATTCCACCTTGGAGTGTGTGAACCGATACCCCTGCAGAATATGCGGGTTCACCCGCCACGGGTGCGGGAGATCCGCATACGTGATCAACCGTTGCTCCTGGGCCAGCAGGATAGCTCGGTCGATGCTCTCCCGCAGCGCGTCTTTCGCCCGTCGTGCCCGTTCCATACCCTCGTCAACCACCTCACGGGCGTGCACCAGCTTCGAGTCCATCGCCTTCCAGCCATCATCTAGAGTGCCGTAGAGCCCCCGGTCGCGGACCGCATGGGCGCGGGACTCCAGCTCGACCAGAAACGATTCCATCAGTCGAACTCCCGCCTGAGCCTTTTGTTCGAGCGTCTCCTTTGTTGCGAGAGCATCCATGTAGCGGTCCTCCAGCGTCTCGACCAGGATTTTGGCCCGCTTTttcccaccacccatcaGCTCCCCGGAGGCGTAGGAGCAAGAATCTCGCACGGCTTCCAAGGTGGCGTATCCACGGCGGAGACTGGCGTCGATCTGATCCATGTGGGACTTGCGGTATTGTTCGAGCCAGTGGAGGCGTCGTTCGAGTTCGGCCAGGAAGAGCTCCACCTACGGAGAGGTCAGTCAGGGACAGTATTTATGGTGGAGCCAAGGATGCAGCGTACCCGTAGGAAAACAGCATCCGCATCGTAGTCGCAGGACAACTTGCGAGCCGTATGAAAGGAGTGTCTGCGACGGCGATCTCTCAGGAGGCCGGTGTCTTCTCCGGGGGTGGCATAGGCGGAGGCCACCGCGGCCTCCGGATAAGACTCAATGGTGACAGATTGAGATGAGCAGGCCATGGCGTACAGTGACAGATAAACCACAGCGTAGAAGTCAATTCCACATATCCTGGAGAGGGTGCAAGAGTTAGTGGTGGTTGGGCAGACAGCGAAAGGATGTTGTTTGGGTGGGGAAGATCGGGAGAACCGGGAGAGGCGGAGAAAACGAGTACCAAAATACGtacaagaagagaaaactaataaatatgcaaggagaggagaggatggagaaaTTAAGGAGAGacgaaagagaggagagggcaATCCAACAGCAGCCAGTACAGTTAGAAAGGGCGAGGTTGAAAGGAGAAgtcagaaagaggagaaggagaagaactaaagaaagaggaagaggagagagagagagaatccAATGAAGTGGGGAGGATCCAAAAGATTAGTTCCGGCTGCTTCGTCTCCGAATCATCGACCACTCACTGCACTGGCGCTTGAAACGGCCTTTTTCATTTCCGCCCGGTCTTTCAACCTCATTGAGTCTACGcgccattcttcttcatcccaacCTTTCAGTGGCTACTGTCATAAACCCTACCTTATCGTTCAGCCCATCAGCGACCGCAGCTGCTCCACGTTGGCGTTGATTTCCTTGCCACCAGCCACCTCCGAACCAACAAACCGTCTACTATTTTCCACTAAATCATCCTTTTATCGTCTCCGCCTTTCCGTCGGATTTATCCATCCTGTGACAACCCGCCATGGCCATCCGGGATATCGTCGCCAACCCCTCGCTGTTGCCCGTGCTCGGGCTCAGCGCCGAGACTCGCGATCAATGCATGAAACTGTTGGCCGTACTCGACCCCACGGCTGATCTGTCCGATGACCCCCAAGAGCGTGCTCTGGCAGCCTCTCGCGAGCAGAAACAATTGTTTGCTCTTCTGGCTCGTCTGCGGGGGCAGAACCGGGATGCGATCGTGCGGGTGCGCGAGACCAAGCAGTCCACTGCAGAGGCCCGCCAGGAGATTGACCgtctccatcttcagcttcagAACCTGTATTATGAACAGCGACATTTGACAGGCGAGATTGCCGCCTGCGAGTCCTACGAGTAGGTGGTCTTCAATGACAAGATATGGCCGGGGAAAGCTGACCAGAATAGTCACAAATATCGCTCCCTCCCCTTGATTCCTCTCGAAGAGTTTCTGGCTCTGCATCCCGAGCACCAGCAGTCCGATGAACACGAATTGATGATCGCTCGCATCAACCATGAACACGCAGAACGAGAGAAGCTGGAACAGGCACGACAGGAGCTGTTGAAGCGCAAGCAAGCATTGATTGCGGAGAACAACAAGCGCAAGGAGGACTTGGCCAGCTTGGATCAGGATCTGGAGCGGTTTATTGACGTAGGTTACACTGTGTTCCTGTCTGCTGGACCTGACTAACGGGTGTAGGCGGCCAAACCGATCCAGAAGTTATTCGAGAAGGAGTATTAGTGGGATTGTCTTGTTGTTTTAGGATGGCGCATTGGTTAGATACCCCAAGTGAATTTGCAGGATAGATAATATGGAATTATTGGTATGCTGTTAGACTGTTTCCTGTGTCTAGGTATAATCGTAGTGATGGTTAGCAGAATCAAGAGGATCGGCCAACTGGCGGGGCCACTCCGCCTTGGCTGCCGCATCTCAACTCCATCTCCAATCCATCTCCAACTCTCCATCCACCACTCCCTCTCAAGCATGTGGCCATGACGGCCAAGAATGATCCCCAGACGTCTCCCCAGACTGTCTCCGACCACACAATgacaaccacaacccccacGCCGCGTCTGCCGCCGCCCGAGAAGCCCGAGGCCATCCGCACCCGCTTCAAGGTCATTGCGGCCTTCTGGGCTGTGATCATCTTCCTGGGCTTTCCCATCTGGTGGAAGACTACCTCGATCTATCGCGCTTCCCTACCGGTCCCGGACATGATTGATTGGGCTGATGGAAAGGTAACCTCACCTCTCTATTGCTCACAACCTCGCTAACCAAACACCAACTCCAGACCTGTCGTCCTGTCTTCCCCCTCGAGATCCGCGTCGAGACCCCCTCCCTGCCCGACGCCGACGCTCAGAATCTCCTCCGCTCTACGCAGCATACCCTCGACGACCTCAATGAGTTCTCCGCACACCACCTGCGACTGAAGCTCTCCAACGAGGACCCCGATCAGCCCCCCGCCGCCGACGCCGCGGACACCGCATTGACCGTCCGTCTGCTGCCTCAGGACGACCTTGCCAGCCCTCGAGTAGCTCTCCACCATGATACCACTCAGCTCGACGTCTTCTATCCTCCCAGCCAGATCCCGCCCCCGTCGGCGTCCAACTCGCCCCTATCCACATTCATCGCAGacgagctccagctcctcttcgccgaggagaaggccatcaTCGCCCAGGTACTCtccgacaacaacatccccggCGCACCCACTTCCCCGGACCTCGCAGAGAGCGTCACTCGCCGTCTCCGCCGCTCCATGAAATACGCCGACACCTACCACCTCGCATTCAGTCTCTTCACCCCCGGcgcatccccttcctcctgggACATCCAAGCTGCCGTGCACGACTACATCACTCCAGTCCTCGACGCCTTCTCCCCGATCAGCAACTTCACCGTCGACACCCAAGTCCAGCTCTAcgcaacctcctccccaaccgcACCACC
It contains:
- a CDS encoding uncharacterized protein (COG:U;~EggNog:ENOG410PKP7;~InterPro:IPR019163) → MAIRDIVANPSLLPVLGLSAETRDQCMKLLAVLDPTADLSDDPQERALAASREQKQLFALLARLRGQNRDAIVRVRETKQSTAEARQEIDRLHLQLQNLYYEQRHLTGEIAACESYDHKYRSLPLIPLEEFLALHPEHQQSDEHELMIARINHEHAEREKLEQARQELLKRKQALIAENNKRKEDLASLDQDLERFIDAAKPIQKLFEKEY
- the PIG-S gene encoding GPI-anchor transamidase GPI17 (BUSCO:EOG092635DF;~COG:M,O;~EggNog:ENOG410PFJ8;~InterPro:IPR019540;~PFAM:PF10510;~TransMembrane:2 (i43-60o514-533i);~go_component: GO:0042765 - GPI-anchor transamidase complex [Evidence IEA];~go_process: GO:0016255 - attachment of GPI anchor to protein [Evidence IEA]), with the translated sequence MTAKNDPQTSPQTVSDHTMTTTTPTPRLPPPEKPEAIRTRFKVIAAFWAVIIFLGFPIWWKTTSIYRASLPVPDMIDWADGKTCRPVFPLEIRVETPSLPDADAQNLLRSTQHTLDDLNEFSAHHLRLKLSNEDPDQPPAADAADTALTVRLLPQDDLASPRVALHHDTTQLDVFYPPSQIPPPSASNSPLSTFIADELQLLFAEEKAIIAQVLSDNNIPGAPTSPDLAESVTRRLRRSMKYADTYHLAFSLFTPGASPSSWDIQAAVHDYITPVLDAFSPISNFTVDTQVQLYATSSPTAPPPEYDETHSAWTLKKDDLSAFINAAEWPLSPSIGPGPTINFILYIPSPSQSPLVVKDSLATSWIIPQWGGVFLLNPPNHPTHLTKETLGPAFMTFSHQLLTLLGAPSTPPPLPLRLQTLTRVRAASLLLSASSTMGSLARLTESLPQIPIPATVATSVSTTLSHLSSACDHLRHGQFQAALASARVAEAEAERSFFEKSMVGQMYFPDEHKVAVYLPLLGPVGVPLIVGLLKEVKKVVSAWKERRR
- a CDS encoding hemolysin III family protein (COG:T;~EggNog:ENOG410PK2U;~InterPro:IPR004254;~PFAM:PF03006;~TransMembrane:7 (o264-284i296-316o336-356i363-379o391-410i422-444o464-480i);~go_component: GO:0016021 - integral component of membrane [Evidence IEA]); the protein is MACSSQSVTIESYPEAAVASAYATPGEDTGLLRDRRRRHSFHTARKLSCDYDADAVFLRVELFLAELERRLHWLEQYRKSHMDQIDASLRRGYATLEAVRDSCSYASGELMGGGKKRAKILVETLEDRYMDALATKETLEQKAQAGVRLMESFLVELESRAHAVRDRGLYGTLDDGWKAMDSKLVHAREVVDEGMERARRAKDALRESIDRAILLAQEQRLITYADLPHPWRVNPHILQGYRFTHSKVECLTSVFTPSNETFNIWSHLIGLFIVLSVAFYFYPLNPNFHLSSRTDILVAAVFFFAACKCLVCSTLWHTMNSIASQTLMERFACVDYTGISMLVAASIVTTEYTAFYCEPVSRWTYILLTMSLGIGGVILPWHPTFNRADMAWARVAFYVSLALTGFAPLAQLTYTRGLAWCLYFYAPVVKSIMVYFVGACVYASQVPERWRPGLFDYVGGSHNIWHLAVLGGILFHYCAMQDLFAGAFQRAQGECPNLAK